Within Carnobacterium viridans, the genomic segment AACTTTTTAACATAAGTCGGGCGGGCTTATTTTTTTTACATTCAACCAGAAAGGTAATAACTTTATTCTATCATATAACAATCAAAGCCACTTGCCGGCTTAGAAAACACTGTTGCATCAATTAATCATAAGCTTTAGTTCAAAATTAGTGCAAACTATTTATAAATAGTAGTTGATTTAAAAAAGAAAAATGGTTTTCGTAAAAAAAGAACCTTCCTATTATATAGGAGGTTCTAAACCTTAGCGAGTAGGATGATAAAATAATATTAACATAAATAAATCAATTGAGATAGTTTGCATATATTATAAGTAACCCTAATTCACTTACCCTCACCCTTCATCCAGTGAGGGTATTTTATTCTTTACAAACCGAACGTTTGTTCGTATAATAAACACGAGGTGAACGATATGAAAAAAATGAAGATTCAAGAATTCAACCAGGACTACATGATGATAGATGAAAAAGAAATGTGTTTTGAAGAAGCATATCCAACTAGAGAACAATCTGATTACATACTGAGTAAAATTTCTCATCCAGAGATCAAAGAATATAATATCAAATACTCAGCAGACTCAACTGATATTAATCTAGGTGAAATTGGAAAATACAGACTAGATGGCGTTCCATGTGGTTTCAATGCATTTATCATTACTATCGAAATGGAGGAATGATTGTGGATGATATTTGGGGATTAAGTGAATCAGCGTTGCTACTTATTGAGGATAAACTAGATGAACTACTAAAGGAGGAGGAGGATGAAGAATCATGAACGCTGCAATGTTTACTGGTAAAGTTGTTTCGGATGTTAAAGTAATTAACACAAAACATGGTTACCCCTTTTGTTATATTGCTTTAGATGTTAATGGTAAGATTCAAAATTTACTGATAACTGGACGGAAAGCTTTTAAATTTGTATATGAAGTTGAGAATGGTACTGGTTTAACCGTTGATTGTATTATTAATGATCGTAAGCAATTGTTTATTCAAGAATATAAGATTGACAGTCAACCTACTCTTTTAGGTCAATTATGGGATTATAAAGGTAGACGACTACCATTTAAGAAAACTATGTTTTAGAATGAATCAACTGTATTTATTTAAACTTATATTCTATACTTAGGAAATAAATTAATATAGTTAAAAAATTCATTCTTATAAAGTGGGGTATACAACTTGGAAAATACTCAATTAAAAATACTTACTAAAAAACATATTGATAATACTATTTTTTATAGCAACAAATAAAAAAGATGTGCCCTTCAAAGAACT encodes:
- a CDS encoding ssDNA-binding protein; the protein is MNAAMFTGKVVSDVKVINTKHGYPFCYIALDVNGKIQNLLITGRKAFKFVYEVENGTGLTVDCIINDRKQLFIQEYKIDSQPTLLGQLWDYKGRRLPFKKTMF